The following are encoded in a window of Pseudalgibacter alginicilyticus genomic DNA:
- a CDS encoding ATP-binding protein: MSQLSEIVSKIVSLNSTLFQEMCDEIILRNYPSHKDFGRSGMALGKEETKSGTPDSYILLDNDLFVFNEITKDKSGGLNKLINDFTKCIDEEKTGVKKEKIQTITFCASFELKPGQSDQLNELCKKENILMDFWGINRIARNILLQNTDIGNKYLDIPLDKSQWVSLETFVKNYNSAGKQIATPLNNPFLHRETEIKEVFQLINKHHISIISGPAGTGKSKLCVEVLDRLLREQPSTMVWVNSFDSDSIVDDLKGKLSVGSQTILFIDDAHRISHFERILQFLKNSSYKKVKILVTVRDYAATDFSEHISEFDFETISINRLKDEELRDILTTEPFCIKNKDSLYKILDLAKGNVRLALMLAKLDGVNQDMSALNNTEDAFDLYFKTFLKDSSELKNENVINTMALITFFSSVNMNSIDFDNLLKTFKLNKNDFVSNVELLRKSELISIYKEEIKIVEQNLGIYFFNKAFFQLKSLDFEILLFNYFPKYDYRFKDCVISANNSFNHENVVEAIKSVLLNFARSSKINLLGFYELFWFIIPDQTIEYMLELGLQGEPKSVDKYKFNFETNEFSSQKRNIFSLLSHFSRRPSTYLKNALLATLEFIRRNPETASEFHYTIKEYLSFDYQDVQYGYYKQRTLLDIILKGANEEKQLEKELFYVIGKMLLKHKFQQVKPIYGNSLSIYNYEVKKGTIIEELRYDIWNRVFTHFDSYENESLELLESCASMHPDNNKELMKYDLEFILKIINEKLNPNMFEHCRYVQKQIWWCKRSKVNHKFFRELSTSFNCELYQFYKILNRQVLNGVHRYELDDKLDHKIYEEKKNNEIKAYTISIYSKEPELLYKDYKYLYEATNAEWSISGNSFDISVNSIFGIDFKKGLELLETIIKDNNQVNYIPYWPFSNFLIEEKESLEIFEAISKGDYNRKTNIMLCYFERLKVKKLYHKTAIGIVEWSQTASENFSISFENLEKYLKADSKLFHKILSSLNKKMKEGLRIYFYGSLFEKYVNLFTDDIKILKETYLLQDFTQAHFDYDSEGLEQLCIFYPEFLLEYFEYYYSIPELKRPNREHRDKYNFVWKNEDLIKRMESILDYIIDKEHYYGISDHPTGNLFEQLKPEESKRAISFLRTYMIKHTNSPEHLTVVMDIVHKKFANEKESFIKTHLIKNKDKAVFEKVRWIYQQAVWSGNEDPDLIRAKRWEEVLGYVNSLPEDIMLLPIQNYIKEIIERNKEYNRRNKKRRE, from the coding sequence ATGTCTCAACTTTCTGAAATAGTTTCAAAAATAGTTTCATTAAACAGCACATTATTTCAGGAAATGTGCGATGAAATCATACTACGTAATTACCCGTCTCACAAAGATTTTGGTCGGTCTGGTATGGCATTAGGAAAAGAAGAAACAAAATCAGGGACACCAGACTCTTACATACTTTTGGATAATGATCTTTTTGTTTTTAATGAGATTACAAAAGATAAAAGTGGAGGGTTAAATAAGCTTATAAATGACTTCACTAAATGTATAGATGAAGAAAAGACTGGAGTAAAAAAAGAAAAAATACAGACAATCACATTCTGTGCAAGTTTTGAGTTAAAACCAGGTCAAAGTGATCAACTCAATGAGCTATGCAAAAAAGAAAATATCTTAATGGATTTTTGGGGTATCAATCGTATTGCGAGAAATATTTTATTACAAAATACAGACATAGGTAATAAATATTTAGACATCCCTTTAGATAAATCCCAGTGGGTCTCTTTAGAAACATTTGTCAAAAACTATAACAGTGCTGGCAAACAAATTGCTACACCATTAAACAACCCATTTCTACATAGAGAGACTGAAATCAAGGAAGTTTTTCAATTAATCAATAAGCATCATATTTCAATCATTTCTGGCCCTGCCGGGACAGGAAAATCTAAATTATGTGTTGAAGTATTAGATAGACTACTAAGAGAACAACCTAGCACAATGGTTTGGGTAAATTCATTTGACAGTGATTCAATTGTAGATGACCTAAAAGGAAAGCTATCGGTAGGCTCGCAAACCATTCTTTTTATTGATGATGCACATAGAATATCTCATTTTGAACGGATTTTACAGTTTTTAAAAAATAGTTCTTACAAAAAAGTAAAAATACTTGTAACTGTTAGAGATTATGCTGCAACAGATTTTTCTGAACACATTAGTGAATTTGATTTCGAAACTATAAGTATCAATAGACTTAAAGATGAGGAATTAAGAGATATTTTAACTACCGAACCCTTTTGTATAAAAAATAAAGATTCACTTTATAAAATATTAGATTTAGCAAAAGGAAATGTTAGACTTGCTCTTATGCTTGCTAAACTTGATGGCGTTAATCAAGATATGTCGGCTCTTAATAACACAGAAGACGCATTTGACCTTTATTTTAAAACTTTCTTAAAGGATTCAAGCGAATTAAAAAATGAAAATGTTATTAATACAATGGCTTTGATTACCTTCTTCAGTTCAGTAAATATGAATTCTATTGATTTTGATAATTTACTCAAGACATTCAAACTAAATAAAAATGACTTTGTTTCAAATGTCGAGTTATTAAGAAAGTCTGAATTGATAAGTATCTATAAAGAAGAAATTAAAATAGTAGAGCAAAACTTAGGTATCTATTTTTTTAACAAAGCTTTTTTTCAATTAAAATCATTAGATTTTGAGATATTACTATTTAATTATTTTCCAAAATATGATTATCGATTTAAAGATTGTGTAATATCTGCTAACAATAGCTTTAATCACGAAAACGTAGTAGAAGCAATTAAATCTGTGCTCTTAAATTTTGCGCGTAGCTCTAAAATTAATCTATTAGGATTCTATGAATTGTTTTGGTTTATCATACCTGACCAAACAATTGAATATATGCTTGAGTTAGGCCTTCAAGGTGAACCTAAATCAGTTGATAAATACAAATTTAACTTTGAGACTAACGAGTTTTCATCACAAAAGCGAAACATATTTAGCTTATTAAGTCATTTTTCAAGAAGACCATCTACCTACCTAAAGAATGCTTTATTAGCTACATTAGAATTTATTAGACGTAATCCAGAAACAGCAAGTGAATTTCATTATACAATAAAAGAATATTTAAGTTTTGATTATCAAGATGTACAATATGGCTATTATAAACAAAGAACTTTATTAGATATTATTTTAAAAGGGGCAAATGAAGAAAAACAACTTGAGAAAGAATTGTTTTATGTAATAGGGAAAATGCTATTAAAACATAAATTCCAACAAGTAAAACCCATATATGGTAACAGTTTATCAATTTATAATTACGAAGTCAAGAAAGGAACAATCATAGAAGAATTAAGATATGATATATGGAATAGAGTTTTTACACATTTTGATTCGTATGAAAATGAGTCTTTAGAATTATTAGAATCTTGTGCTTCAATGCATCCGGATAACAATAAAGAGTTAATGAAATATGATTTAGAATTTATATTAAAAATCATTAATGAAAAATTAAATCCAAATATGTTTGAACATTGTAGATATGTACAAAAACAAATATGGTGGTGTAAAAGATCTAAGGTTAATCATAAATTCTTTAGAGAACTTTCAACATCGTTTAACTGTGAGTTATATCAATTTTATAAAATTTTAAACAGACAGGTATTAAATGGGGTTCACAGATATGAACTAGATGATAAATTAGATCATAAAATATATGAGGAAAAAAAGAACAATGAAATAAAGGCTTATACAATTTCTATATATTCTAAAGAACCTGAATTACTCTATAAAGATTACAAGTATTTATATGAGGCTACAAATGCTGAATGGAGTATCTCTGGAAACAGTTTTGACATATCAGTTAATTCCATTTTTGGAATTGATTTTAAAAAAGGGTTAGAATTGTTAGAAACTATAATTAAAGATAACAATCAAGTGAATTATATACCGTATTGGCCATTTTCAAATTTTCTTATTGAAGAAAAGGAATCTCTTGAAATTTTTGAGGCAATTAGTAAAGGAGATTATAATAGAAAAACCAATATAATGTTATGTTATTTTGAAAGACTTAAAGTTAAAAAATTATATCATAAGACAGCGATAGGTATTGTTGAATGGTCACAAACGGCTTCTGAAAACTTCAGTATTTCTTTTGAAAATTTAGAGAAATATTTAAAAGCAGACTCGAAGTTGTTTCATAAGATATTATCTTCTTTGAACAAAAAGATGAAAGAAGGGTTGAGAATCTATTTTTATGGTAGTCTGTTTGAAAAGTATGTAAATTTATTTACTGATGATATTAAAATTTTAAAAGAAACATATTTGCTGCAAGATTTCACACAAGCTCATTTTGATTATGATAGCGAAGGATTAGAGCAACTATGTATATTCTATCCTGAATTTCTTTTAGAATACTTTGAATACTATTATAGTATACCGGAACTTAAAAGACCTAATAGAGAGCATCGCGATAAATACAATTTTGTATGGAAAAATGAAGATTTAATAAAAAGAATGGAATCTATTTTAGATTATATTATTGACAAAGAACATTACTACGGAATAAGTGACCATCCTACAGGAAATCTTTTCGAACAATTAAAACCTGAAGAAAGTAAAAGAGCAATCTCTTTTTTAAGAACATATATGATAAAACATACTAACAGTCCTGAACACTTGACGGTTGTTATGGACATAGTTCATAAAAAATTCGCAAATGAAAAGGAAAGCTTTATAAAAACTCATCTGATTAAAAATAAAGATAAGGCTGTTTTTGAAAAGGTAAGGTGGATATACCAACAAGCAGTTTGGAGTGGAAATGAAGACCCTGATTTGATTAGAGCCAAAAGATGGGAAGAAGTTTTAGGTTATGTAAATTCCTTACCTGAAGATATAATGTTATTACCGATACAAAACTATATTAAAGAAATTATTGAAAGAAATAAGGAATATAATAGAAGAAATAAAAAGAGAAGAGAATAG
- a CDS encoding acetylxylan esterase, protein MKLIVSIVLTCVAFVNVFGQKLRENGDGYTLKVAIDQSKPIYQVKDVISGRLTLTKNGNPVQRDTVIWIKSKDNYTPTAERKMLIIKQGVAEFKAKLDEPGFVLNRFNFKTPSDTLLSKLVGVAVNPLDIKPSMACPVDFDSYWESEKRKQELQPLEPWFNRISINEPDVEVYDVQANSLAGPFSAYMARPLNAKPNSLPAMILFHGAGVASSRLSEVIRWAKEGVCVIDFNVHGLANGQPTSYYKELYTGPLKKYFLKGMESRDSLFFRSMILRVFRALEIITMQSDWDGKNLIAFGRSQGGGQAIIAAGMDPRVNLLCAEIPALCDHTGNVASRVNGWPKLMGNGETYDKAALQVVPYVDAINFAQRTNAKAYVTVGFIDLSSPPTSVYAMYNQLKGEKHILNIYDKGHVVSPEGWEFVCNGVNDFLSSIKNNLETK, encoded by the coding sequence ATGAAACTAATAGTATCTATTGTTTTGACATGTGTTGCTTTTGTTAATGTTTTCGGGCAGAAGCTTCGTGAGAATGGTGACGGTTATACGCTTAAGGTGGCAATAGACCAATCAAAACCGATATACCAGGTCAAGGACGTAATTAGTGGAAGGCTAACGCTAACGAAAAACGGAAATCCAGTTCAACGGGATACAGTGATATGGATTAAAAGTAAAGATAATTATACGCCGACAGCTGAGCGTAAAATGCTAATTATTAAACAGGGAGTTGCAGAATTCAAGGCAAAGTTGGATGAGCCTGGTTTTGTTTTAAACCGTTTTAATTTTAAAACACCTTCAGATACGCTACTATCGAAATTGGTAGGGGTTGCAGTGAATCCTTTAGACATAAAACCGAGTATGGCATGCCCTGTGGATTTTGATTCGTATTGGGAGAGTGAAAAGCGGAAACAGGAATTGCAGCCTTTGGAACCATGGTTTAACCGAATTAGTATCAATGAGCCGGACGTTGAGGTCTATGATGTACAAGCCAATTCATTAGCCGGCCCTTTTTCCGCCTATATGGCCCGACCCCTAAATGCTAAGCCTAATAGTCTTCCTGCAATGATCCTTTTTCATGGTGCCGGGGTAGCCAGTTCCAGATTAAGTGAAGTTATTCGTTGGGCCAAGGAAGGGGTGTGTGTTATCGATTTTAATGTACATGGGCTTGCCAACGGTCAACCCACAAGTTATTACAAAGAATTATACACCGGCCCTCTTAAAAAATATTTTTTAAAAGGTATGGAGTCCCGGGATTCACTGTTTTTCCGTTCCATGATTTTGCGGGTATTTCGTGCCCTTGAGATTATCACCATGCAGTCTGATTGGGATGGAAAAAATCTCATTGCCTTTGGACGAAGTCAAGGAGGCGGACAAGCCATAATTGCTGCGGGCATGGATCCGCGCGTGAATTTGTTGTGTGCTGAAATCCCTGCCTTATGCGACCATACCGGCAATGTGGCTAGTCGTGTGAACGGTTGGCCAAAATTAATGGGGAATGGAGAAACTTACGACAAAGCGGCGCTTCAGGTAGTTCCTTATGTAGATGCGATTAATTTTGCTCAACGTACCAATGCCAAAGCATATGTTACAGTAGGGTTTATTGACTTAAGTTCTCCTCCCACTAGCGTGTATGCTATGTATAATCAGCTAAAAGGAGAAAAGCATATTTTGAACATCTATGATAAAGGTCACGTCGTTTCACCAGAGGGATGGGAGTTTGTGTGCAATGGAGTTAATGACTTCTTGAGTTCAATAAAAAACAATTTAGAAACTAAATAA
- a CDS encoding glycosyl hydrolase, whose product MKQFRKLKTVIMLLFCIAISSCVNTQVSKTDTLKSGFTSPPREAKPLVWWDWVNGNVTKEGIKADLLDMKRVGIGGAQLFDLEVYMPKGPVRYGTDDWFEHVNYAMHIADSLGLEFHVMNCPGWSASGGPWNTPEKSMKQIVWSETHIEGGGEQIIELPLPEIKHDYFEDIAVLAVPVNSHDRLENWENKIAFSKTPLKRDMDSKEADNKAIQKHQVLNLSTKLSDDGMLTCNLPAGNWIIMRFGFTSTGSTNHPAVPEGHGLECDKLDVESVKFQFDKALGRIIKNAQPYLGSTFKGLVFDSFEGGYQNWTKDFPNQFERINGYDLTPYLPILAGVIIDSKVTTEAILYDFRGTIDKLIAENYFKTMQDLAHENKLVTYAESQGGPLNPFTVNEYVDVPMNEFWLRNYIQRVPLMKQSAASAHLYNKSVVGAESFTAIPEYGKWQSTPFTLKRAGDCAFTAGINRFIFHTYIHQPYDYLKPGFTMGRYGTHFGRQSAWWAYAKDWIDYISRSQFLLQQGKTITDIGVLLSNDMRYDIPGGDIKAPLGYDLTMAYPQHLDNSKVVNGVIELSDLAHCEMLVLNDRSSYMDIATLKNLYRLVNEGAIIAGKPPMSPPGYKEIENSMDEFNELVDKIWGGLDDDHASKSIGKGKVWNTTNLDKIVTITDLKPDLEFIPNQQIDSLRYIHKKIDDTDVYFVTNLSSALQSVKVSIRITGKKPELWDAATGKTSDVPIYKVSNSTEIPFNLEAGGSRFIVFRDKLPSKWIAKVEPDILETLETNYLVKGDKQLKIVYSDDSIKTHLTKECSEPMDLSKSWQVTFIEGRGAPSEAVAFESLMSWTEHSNEDIKYYSGIAEYAKTFTLPNNYINKGQRCILKLGDVYDVAQVSINGHKPVIVWKKPAELDVTDMLVNGENKITIGVANRWINRLIGDEQIETDILYREGSGKFTTGVIEAFPDWMRDEQRAKEENKRHTFTTWKHYTADAPLKKSGLLGPVQLEVYNEFVKF is encoded by the coding sequence ATGAAACAATTTAGAAAATTGAAAACAGTAATTATGCTCCTGTTTTGTATAGCTATTTCATCCTGTGTTAATACACAAGTATCTAAAACAGATACATTAAAATCAGGATTTACCAGTCCACCGCGTGAAGCCAAACCATTGGTATGGTGGGATTGGGTCAATGGGAATGTAACCAAAGAAGGCATTAAGGCCGATTTGTTAGATATGAAGCGGGTGGGCATCGGAGGTGCCCAACTATTCGATTTGGAGGTGTATATGCCCAAAGGGCCCGTTAGATATGGAACTGATGATTGGTTTGAACACGTTAATTATGCCATGCACATTGCTGATAGTTTGGGCTTAGAATTTCATGTCATGAACTGTCCGGGCTGGTCCGCAAGTGGAGGTCCTTGGAATACGCCTGAAAAATCGATGAAGCAAATCGTTTGGAGTGAAACGCACATTGAAGGAGGAGGGGAACAGATCATTGAGCTTCCGCTACCAGAAATAAAGCATGATTATTTTGAGGACATAGCCGTATTGGCAGTACCTGTCAATTCTCATGATCGTCTTGAGAATTGGGAAAATAAAATAGCTTTTTCTAAGACCCCTCTTAAACGTGACATGGATTCAAAAGAAGCGGATAACAAGGCGATTCAAAAACATCAGGTTTTAAACCTTTCCACAAAGTTGTCGGATGATGGTATGCTAACCTGTAACCTTCCGGCAGGAAATTGGATCATCATGCGTTTTGGTTTTACCTCCACCGGTTCAACAAATCACCCTGCGGTTCCGGAAGGCCATGGATTGGAATGTGATAAGTTAGATGTCGAAAGTGTTAAATTTCAGTTCGATAAGGCCTTAGGGAGGATCATAAAAAATGCCCAACCTTATCTAGGAAGTACATTCAAAGGACTAGTGTTTGATAGTTTTGAAGGAGGCTATCAAAACTGGACAAAAGATTTTCCTAACCAATTCGAGCGAATCAATGGTTATGATTTAACACCATACTTACCAATTCTTGCAGGTGTCATAATAGATTCGAAAGTCACTACGGAAGCCATCTTATATGATTTTAGAGGGACTATCGATAAATTGATTGCTGAGAATTATTTTAAAACGATGCAAGACTTAGCACATGAAAATAAGCTGGTAACCTATGCTGAATCTCAGGGTGGTCCCCTAAATCCTTTTACCGTAAATGAGTATGTGGATGTTCCCATGAATGAATTTTGGCTTAGAAATTACATTCAGAGAGTTCCGTTAATGAAACAATCTGCAGCCTCAGCACATCTCTATAACAAAAGCGTTGTAGGCGCTGAATCTTTTACAGCGATACCAGAATATGGAAAATGGCAAAGTACGCCATTTACACTTAAGAGAGCAGGGGATTGTGCATTTACGGCTGGAATTAACAGATTTATATTTCACACTTACATACACCAGCCTTACGATTATCTAAAACCTGGTTTTACCATGGGAAGATATGGAACGCATTTTGGCCGACAATCAGCATGGTGGGCATATGCCAAGGATTGGATTGATTATATATCCAGATCTCAATTTTTGCTTCAACAAGGTAAAACCATAACCGATATAGGGGTATTGCTAAGTAATGATATGAGATATGATATCCCCGGGGGTGATATTAAGGCGCCATTAGGCTATGATTTAACCATGGCCTACCCACAACATTTAGATAATTCCAAAGTAGTAAATGGCGTTATTGAGTTATCTGATCTAGCACACTGCGAAATGTTGGTTTTAAATGATAGAAGTTCCTATATGGACATTGCAACCCTTAAAAACCTTTATAGATTAGTCAATGAAGGCGCCATTATAGCTGGAAAACCGCCCATGTCTCCTCCGGGTTATAAGGAGATAGAAAATTCAATGGATGAATTTAATGAATTAGTGGATAAGATTTGGGGTGGTTTAGATGATGATCATGCTAGTAAGTCCATAGGAAAAGGTAAGGTGTGGAATACTACAAATTTGGATAAAATAGTTACTATAACCGATTTAAAACCAGATTTAGAATTTATCCCAAACCAGCAGATAGATAGCCTAAGATATATTCATAAGAAAATAGATGATACCGATGTTTACTTTGTAACAAATTTAAGTTCAGCGTTGCAATCTGTAAAAGTTAGTATACGCATTACAGGAAAAAAACCTGAACTATGGGATGCGGCAACAGGAAAAACAAGTGATGTACCCATCTATAAAGTATCTAATTCAACAGAAATACCTTTTAACTTAGAAGCTGGAGGTTCTAGATTTATAGTGTTTAGAGACAAACTCCCATCAAAATGGATTGCTAAAGTAGAGCCAGACATCCTAGAAACATTAGAGACTAACTATTTGGTTAAAGGCGATAAACAGTTGAAAATAGTGTATTCTGATGATAGCATAAAAACACATCTCACTAAGGAGTGCTCCGAACCTATGGACCTGTCAAAATCATGGCAAGTGACATTTATAGAGGGAAGGGGAGCTCCTTCTGAAGCAGTGGCATTTGAAAGTCTTATGTCATGGACAGAACATTCAAATGAGGACATCAAATATTATTCTGGCATTGCCGAATATGCTAAGACATTCACTTTGCCAAATAATTACATCAATAAAGGTCAGAGATGCATATTGAAGCTTGGGGATGTTTATGATGTAGCACAAGTTTCTATAAATGGACATAAACCTGTAATCGTATGGAAAAAGCCAGCCGAGCTTGATGTGACGGATATGCTGGTAAATGGTGAAAATAAAATAACTATAGGCGTTGCTAATCGCTGGATAAACAGATTGATTGGCGACGAACAGATAGAAACGGATATTCTTTACCGTGAAGGATCGGGTAAGTTTACAACAGGAGTGATTGAAGCATTTCCCGATTGGATGCGGGATGAGCAACGTGCCAAAGAGGAGAACAAACGTCACACGTTTACAACCTGGAAACACTACACAGCTGATGCTCCCTTAAAAAAGTCAGGACTTTTAGGCCCGGTTCAGTTGGAGGTGTATAATGAATTTGTTAAATTTTAA
- a CDS encoding sialate O-acetylesterase codes for MERRQILLSMYCCLAYSLLFAKPIQSEHTNTLQLPSIFGDGMVLQQHDSVAFFGKAAAGQKVVVETSWGGTNSTNANANGKWRLNIKTPTASFDVQTVKVRTNRNTILFKNVLVGEVWLLSGQSNMAFRLRFDDNGEQAIANGKNSALRLFKVPSITSPKPEETIKDVAWQSCSSISLKDFSAVTYYFAKSLSASLPNIPIGLISAAYGSATIEAFMSKETLLSKDFLADHYHNYSSDKESKNPTWCYNAMIFPLQPYTIKGMVWYQGESNCVRASQYEEALKTMINAYRVAFENRDMPFHIVQIPPYNYSASQQEPGNTFSAAVLRDAQLQVTNTINNTGLVVTTDVGDVGDIHPTNKRPVGERLAQLALNQNYGQKDKVFSGPQYKSHTREGSTIRLSFDCVKNGIQETYEELNWFIIAGPDRKFYQGNAFVDGKDIVVSSPFVEEPKAVRFAWHNIAVPNFFNEEGLPASPFKTDDWINFTYSSNMTSWSTMPDIRNVPFDLVVPELTGETPAEGKRVKQTLPAYKGTKVYHTLYLPLNWEKGKAYPLIVEYSGNGPYVNKYGDANSGKVEDAYLGYGLSGGKDFIWIGMPFVSSNGQKNELYWWGDVEATVNYTMDVVKDVCEQFGGNKEQVFVAGFSRGAIACNYIGLHNDDIADLWRGFIAFSHYDGVREWSYPDSDKASAITRLKRLNGKPQLIIQENEGPRATKSYIEKSGIIGDFTFLTIPYRNHDARWVLQNIPERRELREWVNKVLNK; via the coding sequence ATGGAAAGACGACAAATACTTTTAAGTATGTATTGCTGTTTGGCCTATTCGCTTTTATTTGCAAAACCAATCCAATCAGAACATACCAATACACTACAGCTTCCAAGCATCTTTGGAGATGGTATGGTATTGCAGCAGCATGACAGCGTCGCTTTTTTTGGTAAGGCTGCGGCAGGTCAAAAGGTTGTTGTAGAGACATCATGGGGTGGCACGAATAGCACCAATGCGAATGCTAACGGAAAATGGAGGCTCAACATAAAAACCCCTACAGCATCTTTTGATGTGCAGACGGTTAAAGTCCGTACAAACAGGAATACCATTTTATTTAAAAATGTGCTGGTTGGTGAAGTATGGTTGCTTTCCGGGCAGTCTAATATGGCATTCCGTTTAAGGTTTGATGATAATGGAGAGCAAGCCATTGCAAATGGTAAAAATAGTGCTTTAAGATTATTTAAAGTTCCATCGATTACATCTCCTAAGCCTGAGGAAACTATAAAGGATGTAGCCTGGCAATCTTGTTCTTCTATATCTTTAAAAGACTTTTCGGCGGTTACGTATTATTTTGCTAAATCTTTAAGCGCTTCTTTGCCCAATATTCCCATTGGTTTAATTAGTGCCGCCTATGGCAGCGCCACCATAGAGGCGTTTATGAGTAAGGAAACATTATTATCCAAAGATTTTTTGGCAGATCATTATCATAACTATTCAAGTGATAAAGAGTCTAAAAATCCGACCTGGTGTTACAATGCCATGATTTTCCCTTTGCAACCCTATACTATTAAAGGTATGGTGTGGTATCAAGGCGAATCTAATTGTGTAAGGGCGAGTCAGTATGAAGAAGCCCTTAAAACTATGATTAACGCCTATAGGGTGGCGTTTGAAAATAGGGATATGCCTTTTCACATTGTTCAGATACCACCTTATAATTATAGCGCATCCCAGCAAGAACCTGGAAATACATTCAGTGCAGCCGTATTGCGCGATGCGCAATTACAAGTTACCAATACCATAAATAATACAGGTCTTGTGGTAACTACCGATGTAGGGGATGTTGGTGATATTCACCCTACTAATAAAAGACCTGTAGGCGAGAGACTTGCTCAACTGGCTCTAAATCAAAACTATGGTCAAAAGGACAAAGTGTTTTCTGGTCCTCAATATAAAAGTCATACTCGGGAAGGCAGCACGATTCGTTTGAGTTTTGATTGTGTAAAGAATGGCATCCAAGAGACCTATGAAGAGCTAAACTGGTTTATCATTGCGGGCCCTGATAGAAAGTTCTATCAGGGAAATGCATTTGTTGATGGTAAGGATATAGTAGTTAGCTCACCTTTTGTAGAAGAGCCAAAAGCGGTAAGATTTGCATGGCATAATATAGCAGTGCCCAATTTTTTTAATGAGGAAGGATTGCCGGCTTCCCCATTTAAAACGGATGACTGGATCAATTTTACCTATTCAAGTAATATGACTTCATGGAGTACAATGCCTGATATAAGAAATGTGCCCTTCGACCTTGTAGTGCCTGAACTTACCGGGGAAACACCAGCAGAAGGCAAGCGCGTTAAGCAAACTCTACCAGCATATAAGGGTACTAAAGTGTACCATACGCTGTATTTGCCTCTAAATTGGGAAAAAGGTAAAGCATACCCCTTGATTGTGGAATATTCGGGAAATGGTCCGTATGTAAATAAATATGGAGATGCTAATTCTGGAAAGGTAGAAGACGCTTATTTGGGTTACGGTCTTAGTGGTGGGAAAGATTTTATTTGGATTGGGATGCCATTTGTTTCCAGCAATGGTCAAAAAAATGAGTTGTATTGGTGGGGAGATGTCGAAGCCACTGTTAATTATACCATGGATGTTGTTAAGGATGTTTGTGAACAATTTGGTGGCAATAAAGAACAAGTCTTTGTGGCGGGGTTTTCTAGAGGTGCTATTGCTTGCAATTATATAGGCCTTCATAACGACGACATTGCTGATTTATGGAGGGGTTTTATTGCTTTTAGTCATTATGATGGGGTGAGAGAGTGGTCATATCCTGATAGCGATAAGGCTTCAGCCATTACGAGATTGAAGCGCTTAAACGGAAAGCCACAACTCATAATTCAGGAAAATGAAGGTCCAAGGGCTACTAAATCTTACATTGAAAAATCAGGAATTATCGGGGATTTCACATTCTTGACCATTCCATATAGGAACCATGATGCTAGATGGGTGTTGCAAAATATTCCAGAAAGGCGGGAACTCCGAGAATGGGTAAATAAGGTTTTAAATAAATAA